A region of Prosthecodimorpha staleyi DNA encodes the following proteins:
- a CDS encoding chromosome segregation SMC family protein: MKFTKLRLVGFKTFVEPTDFLIETGLTGVVGPNGCGKSNLVEAMRWVMGENSYKNMRASGMDDVIFSGSHQRPARNAAEVVLFLDNADRRAPAALNGHDLLEVSRRIERESGSVYRINGKDVRARDVQMLFADASTGARSPAMVRQGQIGELIAAKPTQRRAILEEASGISGLHSRRNEAEIRLRAAEQNLERLEDVLTQIDGQLDGLKRQARQASRYRLLSAEIRQSEAAIAWLKWVAAREQLAEAEAALAEAERRQAEAAAAQGQTARDQAVAAHDLPALREAHAAAGATLQRLRLAVGEIEAEGRRVRERLAEIDRRLIQLAEDRAREERLAGETGDAVATLDAEAADLTMEAEDDAERAAELADGLAEAEARLAEAEAEESALRGVAADVVARRAALEREAAAAAQRVARLADQTAMATSERDALAAQVAALDGLSLEREAAEAAAEAAETAESVAQEAEEAVRSARAAADRARGPVGEAERALNRLETEARTLSGLLQVDGLDLWPPVIDQIEVEPGLEAALAAALGDDLDAGTDPAAPVHWRQPGAVGADPVLPAGTEPLAAHVRAPALMARCLAQVGLVEAADGPALQKRLAAGQRLVSRAGDLWRWDGLVMAAGAPTAAAQRLSGRNRLAALEGLVETARATHQALKAAADQARMAIGAAEARERSARETLRDVRRKAEAARDALIRAERAAGECATRLAGAEVALARLVVEAAEAAEAVATSRAALEALPVSAGLEERLAGLRAAVATARAEAVERRAAAQGLAREADLRRRRLETIARERAAWLVRAENARGQLSVLDRRREEAEIEKEALVDRPDELAAHRIALGGEIARAETGLVEAAEALAVAERHGKETDRIARAALEALSAARETRGRAEERQAAARGRAAEIERTIAETFETAPAGLAALAGLDPAARRPDLGALETRLERVKIEREKLGGVNLRADDEAREVETRRDTLVGERDDLIEAIKRLRQGIASLNREARERLMAAFETVNGHFRSLFTHLFGGGTAELQLVESDDPLEAGLEIMARPPGKKPSTMTLLSGGEQALTAMALIFAVFLTNPAPICVLDEVDAPLDDANVERYCDLLDDMSRRTDTRFVVITHNPITMARMDRLFGVTMAERGVSQLVSVDLERAERFLEAV; encoded by the coding sequence GTGAAATTCACCAAGCTCCGGCTCGTCGGGTTCAAGACCTTCGTCGAGCCGACCGATTTCCTGATCGAGACCGGCCTCACCGGTGTGGTGGGGCCGAACGGCTGCGGCAAGTCCAACCTTGTCGAGGCCATGCGCTGGGTCATGGGCGAGAATTCCTACAAGAACATGCGCGCGTCCGGCATGGACGACGTGATCTTCTCCGGCAGCCACCAGCGCCCGGCCCGCAACGCCGCCGAAGTCGTCCTGTTTCTCGACAATGCCGACCGCCGGGCACCGGCCGCATTGAACGGCCACGACCTGTTGGAGGTCTCGCGCCGGATCGAGCGCGAATCGGGCTCGGTCTACCGGATCAACGGCAAGGACGTGCGCGCGCGCGACGTGCAGATGCTGTTCGCCGACGCCTCCACCGGCGCCCGTTCGCCCGCCATGGTGCGCCAGGGCCAGATCGGCGAGCTGATCGCCGCCAAGCCGACCCAGCGCCGTGCCATCCTGGAGGAGGCGTCGGGCATTTCCGGCCTGCATTCGCGCCGCAACGAAGCCGAGATCCGGCTGCGCGCCGCCGAACAGAACCTGGAACGGCTCGAAGACGTGCTGACCCAGATTGACGGCCAGCTCGACGGCCTCAAGCGCCAGGCGCGCCAGGCCTCCCGTTATCGACTTCTGTCGGCCGAGATCCGCCAGTCGGAAGCGGCCATCGCCTGGCTGAAATGGGTCGCCGCACGCGAGCAGCTGGCCGAGGCCGAAGCCGCGCTGGCAGAGGCGGAACGGCGTCAGGCCGAGGCGGCAGCGGCGCAAGGCCAGACGGCCCGCGATCAAGCCGTGGCCGCCCATGACCTGCCGGCCTTGCGGGAGGCGCATGCGGCCGCGGGGGCGACCCTTCAGCGGCTCAGACTGGCCGTCGGCGAGATCGAGGCCGAGGGCAGGCGGGTGCGCGAGCGGCTGGCGGAAATCGACCGCCGTCTGATCCAGTTGGCGGAAGATCGCGCGCGCGAGGAGCGACTTGCCGGCGAAACCGGCGATGCCGTCGCCACCCTCGACGCCGAGGCGGCGGATTTGACCATGGAGGCCGAGGACGACGCCGAACGGGCCGCGGAGCTGGCCGACGGTCTCGCGGAGGCCGAGGCCCGGCTGGCCGAGGCGGAGGCCGAGGAAAGCGCCCTGCGCGGCGTCGCGGCCGATGTCGTCGCCCGCCGTGCCGCCTTGGAGCGCGAGGCCGCCGCCGCGGCGCAGCGCGTCGCACGCCTCGCCGACCAGACGGCAATGGCCACCTCCGAGCGCGATGCCCTGGCCGCGCAGGTCGCAGCGCTGGATGGATTGTCGCTGGAGCGCGAAGCCGCCGAGGCTGCCGCAGAGGCGGCCGAGACGGCCGAATCGGTCGCGCAGGAGGCCGAGGAGGCCGTCCGCAGCGCGCGGGCGGCCGCCGACCGGGCGCGCGGGCCGGTCGGCGAGGCCGAGCGCGCGCTCAACCGGTTGGAGACCGAGGCGCGCACGCTGTCCGGTCTGCTCCAGGTCGACGGCCTCGATCTGTGGCCGCCGGTGATCGATCAGATCGAGGTCGAGCCCGGCCTGGAGGCCGCTCTGGCCGCCGCGCTCGGCGACGATCTCGATGCCGGCACCGATCCGGCCGCGCCGGTGCATTGGCGCCAACCCGGCGCCGTCGGTGCGGACCCCGTCCTGCCGGCGGGGACGGAACCGCTTGCCGCCCACGTCAGGGCGCCCGCCCTGATGGCGCGCTGTCTCGCCCAGGTCGGTCTGGTGGAGGCCGCCGACGGTCCGGCGCTGCAGAAGCGTCTTGCGGCCGGCCAGCGTCTCGTCTCGCGTGCCGGCGATCTCTGGCGCTGGGACGGTCTGGTCATGGCCGCCGGTGCCCCCACGGCCGCGGCCCAGCGCCTGTCGGGCCGCAACCGGCTGGCCGCGCTCGAAGGCTTGGTCGAGACGGCGAGGGCCACCCATCAGGCTCTGAAGGCGGCGGCGGATCAGGCGCGGATGGCGATCGGCGCCGCCGAGGCGCGCGAGCGCTCGGCCCGGGAGACCCTGCGCGACGTGCGCCGCAAGGCCGAAGCGGCCCGGGACGCGCTGATCCGGGCGGAACGCGCGGCCGGCGAATGCGCCACGCGCCTGGCCGGCGCGGAGGTCGCCCTGGCCCGCCTCGTGGTCGAGGCGGCCGAGGCCGCGGAGGCGGTCGCGACGAGCCGCGCCGCCTTGGAAGCCCTTCCGGTATCCGCAGGTCTCGAGGAGCGGCTGGCCGGGCTGCGGGCCGCGGTCGCCACCGCGCGCGCCGAGGCGGTCGAGCGCCGCGCCGCCGCCCAGGGCCTCGCCCGGGAGGCGGATCTGCGACGTCGCCGGCTGGAGACGATCGCCCGCGAGCGTGCGGCATGGCTCGTCCGGGCCGAGAATGCGCGCGGCCAGCTGTCGGTCCTCGATCGTCGGCGTGAGGAGGCCGAGATCGAGAAGGAGGCGCTGGTCGACCGGCCCGACGAACTCGCGGCCCACCGGATCGCGCTCGGGGGCGAAATCGCCCGGGCCGAAACCGGGCTCGTCGAGGCCGCCGAGGCCCTCGCTGTCGCCGAGCGGCATGGCAAGGAGACCGACCGGATCGCGCGGGCGGCACTGGAGGCGCTATCGGCCGCGCGCGAGACCCGCGGCCGCGCCGAGGAGCGCCAGGCGGCGGCGCGCGGCCGGGCGGCCGAAATCGAACGGACGATCGCCGAGACTTTCGAGACGGCGCCCGCGGGGCTCGCCGCATTGGCCGGGCTCGACCCCGCCGCGCGTCGGCCGGATCTCGGAGCCCTCGAAACCCGACTGGAGCGTGTGAAGATCGAGCGCGAAAAGCTCGGCGGGGTCAATCTGCGCGCCGACGACGAGGCGCGCGAGGTCGAGACCCGGCGCGATACGCTGGTCGGCGAGCGCGACGACCTGATCGAGGCGATCAAGCGCCTGCGCCAGGGCATCGCCAGTCTGAACCGCGAGGCGCGCGAGCGGCTGATGGCGGCGTTCGAGACCGTCAACGGCCATTTCCGCTCGCTCTTCACCCATCTCTTCGGCGGCGGCACGGCCGAGCTGCAGCTGGTCGAGTCCGACGATCCGCTCGAGGCGGGCCTGGAGATCATGGCCCGGCCGCCCGGCAAGAAGCCCTCGACCATGACGCTGCTCTCCGGCGGCGAGCAGGCGCTGACCGCCATGGCGCTGATCTTCGCCGTGTTCCTGACCAATCCGGCGCCGATCTGCGTGCTCGACGAGGTCGATGCGCCCCTCGACGACGCCAATGTCGAGCGCTACTGCGATCTCCTCGACGACATGAGCCGGCGCACCGACACCCGCTTCGTGGTCATCACCCACAACCCGATCACCATGGCGCGGATGGACCGCCTGTTCGGCGTCACCATGGCCGAACGCGGCGTCTCGCAGCTCGTCTCGGTCGACCTCGAACGGGCCGAACGCTTCCTGGAAGCGGTCTGA
- a CDS encoding DUF721 domain-containing protein has product MSEPDAKANRYGARPVADLIPALMRPAAKRRGFASVDLVAYWADIVGAAYADCTRPERLAWPKRIEDGGEQAYEPATLTVAVEGSRALLFQHEAADIARRINAVYGFKAVGRIRIVQKPITRIAVEPSPRPRALSPAEEKRLAASLDGIENEGLKAALERLGRGVLAGGST; this is encoded by the coding sequence ATGTCCGAACCCGATGCCAAGGCGAACCGATACGGCGCGCGCCCCGTCGCCGACCTGATCCCGGCCCTGATGCGGCCGGCAGCCAAGCGGCGCGGCTTCGCGTCGGTCGACTTGGTCGCCTATTGGGCCGACATCGTCGGGGCCGCCTATGCGGACTGCACGCGGCCCGAGCGGCTCGCCTGGCCAAAGCGGATCGAGGATGGCGGCGAGCAGGCCTACGAGCCGGCGACGCTGACCGTGGCAGTGGAGGGTTCGCGCGCCCTCCTGTTCCAGCACGAGGCCGCCGACATCGCCCGGCGCATCAATGCCGTCTATGGCTTCAAGGCTGTCGGCCGCATCCGCATCGTGCAGAAGCCGATCACCCGGATCGCCGTCGAGCCGTCGCCGCGTCCGCGCGCGCTCTCGCCGGCCGAGGAGAAGCGCCTCGCCGCCAGCCTCGACGGCATCGAGAACGAAGGCCTGAAGGCCGCCCTGGAACGGCTCGGCCGGGGCGTGCTCGCCGGTGGAAGTACATAG
- a CDS encoding AtpZ/AtpI family protein — translation MPAKTAQAGGPARQGGGFAEALKVGSEFVAGVLVGAAIGYGIDWVAGTRPFGLILFLMLGFAAGVLNVLRSQGAIAQPTERLRKRGSDADGGPGAGGATKG, via the coding sequence ATGCCGGCCAAGACGGCGCAAGCCGGCGGGCCGGCACGGCAAGGCGGCGGTTTCGCCGAGGCGCTGAAGGTCGGGTCGGAATTCGTTGCGGGCGTGCTGGTCGGCGCTGCGATCGGGTATGGCATCGACTGGGTGGCGGGAACGCGGCCCTTCGGCCTGATCCTGTTCCTGATGCTCGGTTTTGCCGCCGGGGTGCTCAACGTCCTGCGCTCGCAGGGCGCCATCGCCCAGCCGACCGAACGGCTCCGCAAGCGCGGGTCCGATGCGGATGGCGGACCGGGTGCCGGCGGCGCGACGAAGGGCTGA
- a CDS encoding DsbA family protein produces MRGGGIRAMVRPGWPGRRRLAGDLRASTRNDTAMLTRRRFIAHTAIAPLAATALGGSASFAFAQAGVDVAELMQPGPLPEKWLGDEKAPVTVVEYASMTCGHCANFHKTVLPYIKEKYIDTGKVRMIMREFPLDPLAAAAFMLARCAPEDKYFDMVSLFFEQQPAWTRTDKPVDALLALSKQVGFTPDSFKQCLTNQTLLDGVNAVKDRGADKFKVDATPTFFVNGMRAKNFQSTDGVDKTLAPLLKS; encoded by the coding sequence TTGCGTGGCGGCGGCATTCGCGCGATGGTCCGCCCCGGATGGCCCGGCCGGCGACGGCTGGCCGGTGACCTGCGCGCCTCAACAAGGAACGATACCGCGATGCTTACCCGCCGCCGCTTCATCGCCCACACCGCCATCGCGCCCCTCGCTGCGACCGCTCTCGGCGGCTCGGCCTCATTCGCCTTCGCCCAGGCGGGCGTCGACGTGGCCGAACTGATGCAGCCGGGTCCGCTGCCGGAGAAGTGGCTCGGCGACGAGAAGGCGCCGGTGACGGTCGTCGAATATGCCTCGATGACCTGCGGCCACTGCGCCAACTTCCACAAGACCGTTCTTCCCTACATCAAAGAGAAGTACATCGACACCGGCAAGGTGCGGATGATCATGCGCGAGTTCCCGCTCGATCCGCTTGCCGCCGCTGCGTTCATGCTTGCCCGTTGCGCACCGGAAGACAAGTATTTCGACATGGTCTCGCTCTTCTTCGAGCAGCAGCCGGCGTGGACCCGGACCGACAAGCCGGTCGACGCGCTGCTCGCGCTGTCCAAGCAGGTCGGTTTTACACCGGATTCTTTCAAGCAATGCTTGACGAATCAGACCCTCCTGGATGGTGTGAACGCCGTGAAGGATCGCGGCGCCGACAAGTTCAAGGTCGACGCGACGCCAACCTTCTTCGTGAACGGCATGCGCGCCAAGAATTTCCAGTCGACCGACGGGGTCGACAAGACGCTCGCGCCGCTTCTGAAGAGCTGA
- a CDS encoding ribonuclease HII, translated as MARRSESPALFDLARGPDLTIERRVARDLARGAPVCGVDEAGRGPLAGPVVTAAVVLDPASIPDGLDDSKKLDEVTRELLFERICAGHQVAVACASVARIDRLNIRGATLWAMAQAVRALGEAPAFALIDGLDVPPGLCCPGEAVVKGDARSLSIAAASIVAKVTRDRLMVRLAQQCPGYGFDIHKGYGTAAHRAAILALGPSAHHRRSFEPVKSLVAPVPANASVPRLV; from the coding sequence ATGGCCAGACGTTCCGAATCGCCCGCCCTGTTCGACTTGGCCCGTGGCCCCGATCTGACGATCGAACGCCGCGTCGCCCGGGATCTGGCCCGCGGCGCGCCGGTCTGCGGGGTCGACGAGGCCGGGCGTGGGCCACTCGCCGGGCCGGTGGTCACGGCCGCGGTGGTGCTCGACCCGGCCTCGATTCCCGACGGGCTCGACGATTCCAAGAAGCTCGACGAGGTGACGCGCGAGCTTCTGTTCGAACGCATCTGCGCCGGCCACCAGGTCGCGGTCGCCTGTGCGTCGGTCGCCCGGATCGACCGGCTCAACATCCGCGGCGCGACACTCTGGGCAATGGCGCAGGCGGTACGGGCGCTTGGCGAGGCGCCGGCCTTCGCGCTGATCGACGGCCTCGACGTGCCGCCGGGCCTCTGCTGCCCGGGCGAGGCGGTGGTCAAGGGCGACGCCCGCTCGCTCTCGATCGCGGCCGCCTCGATCGTCGCCAAGGTGACGCGCGACCGGCTGATGGTCCGGCTGGCGCAGCAGTGCCCGGGCTACGGCTTCGATATCCACAAGGGCTACGGCACCGCCGCCCATCGCGCCGCCATCCTGGCGCTCGGCCCCTCCGCCCATCACCGGCGCAGTTTCGAACCGGTCAAGAGCCTCGTGGCGCCGGTGCCGGCGAACGCGTCCGTGCCCCGTCTGGTGTGA
- the ade gene encoding adenine deaminase: protein MTLKPWSECAARLVDVATGRSPADMVVRGARWVNVHSGEILGRRDAAIAAGRFAAIAEDLSYAIGPDTVVVEADGRYMMPGLCDAHMHVESGMVTVTEFARAVIPHGTTSMFIDPHEIANVLGLPGVRLMHDEALTLPVNIFVQMPSCVPSAPGLENAGAAIGPAEVAEAMTWPGIVGLGEMMNFPGVAAADARMLGEIASTMQAGKTVGGHYASPDLGRNFLGYVAGGPADDHEGTRLVDAVTRVRLGMRAMLRLGSAWYDVASQIKAVTELGLDARNFILCTDDSHSGTLVHDGHMNRVVRHAIQQGCKPVTAIQMATLNTAAHFGLERELGSIAPGRRADLILTSDLVTLPVETVIARGTVVAEQGRLVAEIPPYAYPETARGTVKLGRPLSAADFEVAAPAGAGEEVEVRVIGVVENQAPTRALTRRLPVRDGKVETDPKEDVCRIALVERHRGLGTLTNGFVHGFGYDRPCAIASTVAHDSHHMIVVGTDRDDMARAANRLGEVGGGVVCISGGEELALVELPIAGLMSDERAEIVAEKAAKLVAAMQLCGCRLNNAYMQHSLLALVVIPELRISDIGLVDVTRFEKVELFV from the coding sequence ATGACCCTGAAACCCTGGAGCGAATGCGCTGCGCGGCTCGTCGACGTGGCCACCGGCCGCAGCCCGGCCGACATGGTCGTGCGCGGTGCCCGCTGGGTGAACGTCCATTCCGGTGAGATCCTCGGCCGGCGCGACGCGGCGATCGCGGCCGGGCGCTTCGCGGCGATCGCCGAGGATCTGTCCTATGCGATCGGCCCGGACACCGTCGTGGTCGAGGCCGACGGCCGCTACATGATGCCGGGCCTGTGCGACGCCCACATGCACGTCGAATCCGGCATGGTCACCGTCACCGAGTTCGCCCGCGCGGTCATCCCGCACGGCACCACGTCGATGTTCATCGATCCGCACGAGATCGCCAACGTGCTCGGCCTGCCGGGCGTCCGGCTAATGCACGACGAGGCGCTGACGCTGCCGGTCAATATCTTCGTCCAGATGCCGAGCTGCGTCCCCTCCGCGCCCGGTCTGGAGAATGCCGGCGCGGCCATCGGCCCGGCCGAGGTCGCCGAGGCGATGACCTGGCCGGGCATCGTCGGGCTCGGCGAGATGATGAACTTTCCGGGCGTCGCCGCCGCCGACGCGCGCATGCTCGGCGAGATCGCCTCGACCATGCAGGCCGGCAAGACGGTCGGCGGCCACTATGCCTCGCCGGATCTCGGCCGCAACTTCCTCGGCTATGTCGCCGGCGGGCCGGCCGACGACCACGAGGGCACGCGGCTGGTCGATGCCGTCACCCGGGTCCGCCTCGGCATGCGTGCCATGCTGCGGCTGGGCTCGGCCTGGTACGATGTCGCCAGCCAGATCAAGGCGGTCACCGAGCTCGGCCTCGACGCGCGCAACTTCATCCTGTGCACCGACGACAGCCATTCCGGCACGCTGGTCCATGACGGCCACATGAACCGTGTCGTGCGCCATGCCATCCAGCAGGGTTGCAAGCCGGTCACCGCGATCCAGATGGCGACGCTCAACACCGCCGCCCATTTCGGCCTGGAGCGGGAGCTCGGCTCGATCGCGCCCGGCCGCCGCGCCGACCTGATCCTGACCTCCGACCTCGTCACCCTGCCGGTCGAGACCGTGATCGCCCGCGGCACGGTGGTCGCCGAGCAGGGCCGGCTCGTCGCCGAAATCCCGCCCTACGCCTATCCGGAAACGGCCCGCGGCACGGTCAAGCTCGGCCGCCCGCTGTCGGCCGCCGATTTCGAGGTCGCGGCGCCGGCCGGCGCCGGCGAGGAGGTCGAGGTCCGAGTCATCGGCGTGGTCGAGAACCAGGCACCGACCCGCGCGCTAACCCGCCGGCTGCCGGTCCGCGACGGCAAGGTCGAGACCGACCCCAAGGAGGATGTCTGCCGCATCGCGCTGGTCGAGCGCCATCGCGGCCTCGGCACGCTGACCAACGGCTTCGTGCACGGCTTCGGCTACGACCGGCCCTGCGCGATCGCCTCCACGGTCGCCCATGACAGCCACCACATGATCGTGGTCGGCACCGATCGCGACGACATGGCCCGCGCCGCCAACCGGCTCGGCGAGGTCGGCGGCGGCGTGGTGTGCATCTCCGGCGGCGAGGAACTGGCGCTGGTCGAACTGCCGATCGCCGGCCTGATGTCCGACGAGCGCGCCGAGATCGTCGCCGAAAAGGCCGCCAAGCTGGTCGCCGCGATGCAGCTGTGCGGCTGCCGGCTCAACAACGCCTATATGCAGCACTCGCTCCTGGCCCTGGTGGTCATCCCCGAACTGCGCATCTCCGACATCGGCCTCGTCGACGTGACTAGGTTCGAGAAGGTGGAGCTGTTCGTCTGA
- a CDS encoding DedA family protein produces MPADWSIDAVLAFIAANRAWGTVVFALLAFGESLAFIGMLVPATGVLIAAGALVGAGVISFWELWIGGTVGAVLGDSISYWFGRRFGPEIRRYPPFRTRPHLLAAAERVFTRWGWAAVFFGRFIGPLRATIPLAAGMLAMRPAAFQMANIGSAVLWIPVLILPGAAVTILIDQFRSGNETSAVVIGLVLGAVILGAVVAVRRYAPRILGNGRPDGGT; encoded by the coding sequence ATGCCTGCCGACTGGTCGATCGATGCCGTCCTCGCCTTCATCGCCGCCAACCGGGCCTGGGGCACGGTCGTGTTCGCGCTGCTGGCCTTCGGCGAATCCCTCGCCTTCATCGGCATGCTGGTTCCGGCGACGGGCGTACTGATCGCCGCCGGGGCGCTGGTCGGCGCCGGAGTGATCTCGTTCTGGGAATTGTGGATCGGGGGAACGGTCGGCGCCGTGCTGGGCGATTCGATCAGCTACTGGTTCGGCCGGCGCTTCGGTCCCGAAATCCGGCGCTATCCGCCGTTCCGGACGCGCCCGCATCTGCTGGCGGCGGCCGAGCGGGTGTTCACGCGGTGGGGCTGGGCGGCGGTCTTCTTCGGGCGCTTCATCGGACCGCTGCGCGCCACCATCCCGCTCGCCGCCGGCATGCTGGCAATGCGGCCGGCCGCCTTCCAGATGGCCAATATCGGCTCGGCCGTCCTCTGGATTCCGGTCCTGATCCTCCCCGGCGCCGCCGTGACGATCCTGATCGACCAGTTCCGGTCGGGCAACGAAACCAGCGCCGTGGTGATCGGCCTCGTGCTCGGCGCCGTCATTCTTGGCGCGGTCGTCGCCGTTCGCCGATATGCACCGCGTATTCTCGGCAATGGCAGGCCGGACGGCGGCACCTGA
- a CDS encoding CDGSH iron-sulfur domain-containing protein: MTEPVVAQKAPYPVEVVKGESYWWCACGRSANQPFCDGSHEGTGLTPVEWVSDKDGKAWFCGCKATKSPTMCDGSHKAL; the protein is encoded by the coding sequence ATGACCGAGCCCGTCGTTGCACAGAAGGCGCCCTACCCGGTCGAAGTCGTGAAGGGCGAGTCCTATTGGTGGTGCGCCTGTGGGCGCTCGGCCAACCAGCCCTTCTGCGACGGCTCCCATGAGGGCACCGGCCTCACGCCGGTCGAATGGGTGTCGGACAAGGACGGCAAGGCCTGGTTCTGCGGCTGCAAGGCGACCAAGTCGCCGACCATGTGCGACGGCAGCCACAAGGCCCTTTGA
- a CDS encoding F0F1 ATP synthase subunit A — translation MASEKVDPLHQFAIVKILPIKVGGLDLSFTNSALFMVLTVAAITLFATWATTSRALVPGRAQSVAEMLYEFVATTLRNAAGQEGMKFFPLVFSLFSFVLFANLFGMVPYFFTVTSHIIVTFALAMVVILTVVGYGIWRHGLHFFGLFVPHGVPMALIPLVTAIEVISFLSRPISLSVRLFANMLAGHITLKVFAGFVFSLGALGGIGVVGSLLPLAMTIALTALEFLVAFLQAYVFTVLTCMYLNDAVHPGH, via the coding sequence GTGGCGAGCGAGAAGGTCGATCCACTTCACCAGTTTGCGATCGTGAAGATCCTTCCGATCAAGGTCGGCGGTCTCGACCTGTCCTTCACCAATTCCGCGCTGTTCATGGTCCTGACGGTCGCCGCGATCACGCTGTTCGCCACCTGGGCGACCACGAGCCGCGCGCTGGTTCCGGGCCGCGCCCAGTCGGTCGCCGAGATGCTCTACGAGTTCGTCGCGACCACGCTGAGGAATGCGGCCGGCCAGGAAGGCATGAAATTCTTCCCGCTCGTCTTCTCGCTGTTCTCCTTCGTGCTGTTCGCCAACCTGTTCGGCATGGTGCCCTACTTCTTCACCGTGACCAGCCACATCATCGTGACCTTCGCGCTCGCGATGGTGGTCATCCTGACGGTGGTCGGCTACGGCATCTGGCGGCACGGCCTGCACTTCTTCGGCCTGTTCGTGCCGCACGGCGTGCCGATGGCGCTCATTCCGCTGGTCACCGCGATCGAGGTCATCTCGTTCCTCTCGCGTCCGATCAGCCTCTCGGTCCGTCTCTTCGCCAACATGCTGGCGGGCCACATCACCCTCAAGGTTTTCGCCGGCTTCGTCTTCTCGCTCGGTGCGCTGGGCGGCATCGGCGTCGTCGGTTCGCTTCTGCCGCTGGCCATGACGATCGCGCTGACCGCGCTGGAGTTCCTGGTCGCGTTCCTGCAGGCCTACGTGTTCACCGTGCTGACCTGCATGTACCTGAACGACGCGGTGCACCCGGGCCACTGA
- a CDS encoding DGQHR domain-containing protein produces the protein MLDLREPHRSIRLKALKVCQPIGDFYLAVIGSSALYEIAKFDVRRLTQRQGIDDFLGIQREVSSSRLKELKTYISSPDATFPTSIVVSIDERCAKFVENELGCGELVLSNYIDPEDKDLDILYQDIAKIIDGQHRIKAFEDGHNPNFILSISVFIGADIATQAEIFSTVNLAQTKVNRSLVYDLFSLAKTRSPEKTAHEITVLLDSDEGSPFFRRIKRLGVATEGRYGEVLSQATVVRGILMLITRDAYTDRLTGKRERIWASDRNEDSKYIFRQFFIEGNDDIIYINMINYFNAVRELWPLSWSGEGRGNILPRTNGYIALMRFLRIVYSNAEKSEGVVSTQKFTEALRRTHLSDGDFVATRFVPGTGGETALFRALKEGVS, from the coding sequence ATGCTTGATTTACGGGAGCCTCATCGCTCTATTAGATTAAAGGCTCTTAAAGTCTGTCAGCCAATAGGTGATTTTTATTTAGCTGTCATAGGCTCTAGCGCGCTTTATGAAATCGCAAAGTTCGACGTACGAAGATTAACTCAGAGACAAGGTATAGACGATTTTCTGGGCATCCAGAGGGAGGTGTCCAGCTCGCGCTTAAAAGAGCTAAAGACATATATTAGTTCTCCAGATGCAACCTTCCCAACATCTATTGTCGTTTCTATAGATGAGCGATGCGCAAAATTTGTTGAGAATGAGCTGGGTTGCGGAGAGTTAGTGCTATCTAACTATATTGATCCTGAAGATAAGGATCTTGATATACTATATCAAGACATTGCAAAAATAATTGATGGACAACATCGAATTAAGGCGTTTGAAGATGGTCACAATCCAAATTTTATACTATCTATTTCAGTATTTATTGGTGCCGATATAGCAACTCAAGCGGAGATTTTTTCAACAGTCAATCTTGCTCAAACGAAAGTCAATAGAAGCCTCGTTTATGATCTATTCTCGCTCGCAAAGACGCGGAGTCCGGAGAAGACGGCCCATGAGATTACAGTTCTTCTTGATTCAGATGAGGGGAGCCCATTTTTCCGTCGCATAAAGCGACTTGGAGTAGCAACAGAAGGTAGGTATGGTGAGGTTCTTTCTCAAGCTACAGTAGTCCGTGGAATACTAATGTTGATAACGCGAGATGCTTACACAGATAGGCTTACGGGAAAACGTGAGAGGATTTGGGCTTCTGATAGAAATGAAGATAGTAAATATATTTTCAGGCAATTCTTTATCGAAGGTAATGATGATATAATATACATAAATATGATAAACTACTTCAATGCAGTTAGAGAGTTGTGGCCGCTCTCGTGGTCTGGTGAGGGGCGCGGAAACATTCTGCCAAGAACGAATGGTTACATCGCCCTTATGAGATTTCTACGCATTGTATACAGTAATGCCGAGAAATCTGAAGGAGTTGTGTCAACGCAGAAGTTCACGGAGGCACTTAGGCGCACCCATTTAAGCGATGGTGACTTTGTCGCAACAAGATTCGTTCCTGGTACGGGAGGTGAGACGGCTCTCTTTAGAGCATTGAAAGAAGGCGTGAGCTGA